A single region of the Pararge aegeria chromosome 20, ilParAegt1.1, whole genome shotgun sequence genome encodes:
- the LOC120632532 gene encoding probable tRNA (guanine(26)-N(2))-dimethyltransferase isoform X1, producing the protein MKYFRSFLRYSPFQKIMKMETSSTATSQKCIKEGQAEIRLASEKVFYNPVQEFNRDLSIAVLSVFTKDYIEEKLARAAKSVKKSEDIVEDVTGNNSEIPVTVLEALSATGLRSVRYAKEVPNVTKIIANDLSEQAVETIRSNIVHNGVEGLIETSHDDACMVMYKHKLPSKRFAAIDLDPYGCPSIFLDSAVQSVQDGGLLLVTATDMAVLAGNSPETCYCKYGAVSLKTKSCHEMALRILLQCIEQHANRYSRYIVPLLSISADFYIRVFVKIYSGAIHCKKTTSKLSMAFHCVGCDNITLQPLGGFKPNPTEKNPQQMKAFLPPAPAVGEHCVHCNQRHHLGGPIWSDPIHDDVFVTRVLSHVQGNPGLFGTAKRIQGVLAMVREELPDVPLYYTLDKLFGRVHLETMPMLTLRSAILNAGYKVSYSHAAKLSIKTAAPAQVIWDIIRTWEKTHPIKPAKLESDPVAKHILSQDIRSGIDLSERPDANPISRRDGQLRFQFNPTRHWGPGSRAAVNIGEEKISKAIRNQNKYSNKDKTAEKRGHSPSNQDDSHKKSNVNFEQTVM; encoded by the exons ATGAAGTACTTTCGCTCTTTTTTAAGATATAGTCCA TTtcagaaaattatgaaaatggaAACTTCTTCGACTGCAACGAGTCAAAAGTGTATTAAGGAAGGGCAGGCGGAGATACGCCTTGCATCAGAAAAAGTTTTCTACAACCCAGTACAAGAATTCAATAGAGATTTAAGCATAGCAGTGTTGAGTGTTTTTACTAAGGATTATATTGAAGAAAAGCTCGCGAGGGCTGCGAAAAGTGTTAAGAAATCAGAAGATATTGTTGAAGATGTGACCGGAAATAACTCTGag atTCCTGTAACAGTCCTTGAAGCCCTATCCGCAACAGGTCTCAGGAGTGTACGTTATGCGAAAGAAGTGCCAAATGTTACGAAAATAATAGCCAATGACCTATCTGAGCAAGCTGTGGAGACCATCAGGTCGAATATTGTACACAATGGTGTAGAGGGACTTATAGAAACTAGCCATGATGATGCTTG CATGGTAATGTACAAACATAAGTTACCAAGCAAAAGGTTTGCAGCCATCGACCTCGACCCGTACGGCTGTCCGTCTATCTTCCTCGATTCTGCAGTTCAGAGTGTGCAGGACGGAGGCCTGTTGCTTGTCACGGCGACTGACATGGCGGTTTTGGCGGGAAACTCGCCCGAGACATGCTACTGTAAATATGGTGCCGTCAGTCTGAAGACTAAATCTTGCCATGAAATG gcaCTCAGAATCCTACTGCAATGTATAGAGCAACACGCAAACCGGTACAGTCGGTACATAGTGCCCCTACTGAGTATATCCGCAGACTTTTATATACGAGTCTTCGTCAAAATTTACTCTGGGGCCATACACTGTAAGAAAACTACCAG caAATTATCTATGGCGTTCCACTGCGTGGGCTGCGACAACATTACCCTGCAGCCACTGGGCGGGTTCAAACCGAATCCCACGGAGAAGAACCCACAACAGATGAAAGCCTTTTTACCACCTGCCCCTGCCGTTGGAGAACATTGCGTGCATTGTAATCAGAGGCACCAT CTAGGTGGTCCAATATGGTCAGATCCGATCCACGACGATGTTTTCGTGACCCGCGTCCTCAGCCACGTGCAGGGCAACCCCGGCCTGTTCGGCACGGCCAAGCGCATCCAGGGCGTCCTGGCGATGGTCCGGGAGGAGTTGCCAGACGTTCCGCTGTACTACACACTGGACAAACTGTTCGGGAGGGTGCACTTGGAAACCATGCCCATGTTAACCTTGAG GTCTGCGATCCTTAACGCGGGGTACAAAGTGTCCTACTCACACGCTGCTAAGCTGTCAATAAAGACCGCTGCGCCGGCGCAGGTCATATGGGACATCATACGCACGTGGGAAAAGACGCACCCCATCAAACCTGCCAA ATTAGAATCGGATCCTGTCGCAAAGCACATACTGTCGCAagacatcagaagtgggatcgacCTGAGCGAGCGTCCGGATGCTAACCCCATAAGTCGCCGCGACGGTCAACTGCGCTTTCAGTTCAACCCGACACGGCACTGGGGACCCGGATCTAGAGCTGCTGTTAA tATCGGCGAAGAGAAGATCTCGAAGGCGATacgtaatcaaaataaatacagcAACAAAGATAAAACCGCTGAAAAACGAGGACACTCACCGTCCAATCAAGACGATTCACACAAAAAATCCAATGTTAATTTTGAACAAACTGTTatgtga
- the LOC120632919 gene encoding uncharacterized protein LOC120632919, with protein sequence MEMEELPKKRKYIPESQLETQCDTDYEFVEQAYLEQNSQTYDDWEPGQENEDEINSAAEGTKKPTKDCATYTEISTKDISTFTENIMVEDKEQFTSTTVVDIHACKYFGKFVSNELLRFSINERYIIMQKIIETLKK encoded by the exons ATGGAAATGGAAG aattaccaaaaaaaagaaaatatatcccAGAATCACAACTGGAAACGCAATGTGACACTGACTACGAGTTTGTCGAACAGGCTTATTTAGAACAAAATTCCCAGACTTATGATGACTGGGAACCTGGTCAAGAAAATGAAGATGAAATAAATTCTGCGGCGGAAGGTACAAAAAAACCTACGAAAGATTGTGCAACGTACACAGAAATATCCACCAAAGATATTTCAACGTTTACTGAAAATATAATGGTAGAAGATAAAGAACAATTTACGAGTACAACCGTCGTGGATATTCACGCCTGTAAATATTTTGGGAAATTCGTATCTAACGAGTTACTACGTTTTAGTATTAATGAGAGAtatattataatgcaaaaaattatagaaacgctaaaaaaataa
- the LOC120632532 gene encoding probable tRNA (guanine(26)-N(2))-dimethyltransferase isoform X4 has translation MKYFRSFLRYSPFQKIMKMETSSTATSQKCIKEGQAEIRLASEKVFYNPVQEFNRDLSIAVLSVFTKDYIEEKLARAAKSVKKSEDIVEDVTGNNSEIPVTVLEALSATGLRSVRYAKEVPNVTKIIANDLSEQAVETIRSNIVHNGVEGLIETSHDDACMVMYKHKLPSKRFAAIDLDPYGCPSIFLDSAVQSVQDGGLLLVTATDMAVLAGNSPETCYCKYGAVSLKTKSCHEMALRILLQCIEQHANRYSRYIVPLLSISADFYIRVFVKIYSGAIHCKKTTSKLSMAFHCVGCDNITLQPLGGFKPNPTEKNPQQMKAFLPPAPAVGEHCVHCNQRHHLGGPIWSDPIHDDVFVTRVLSHVQGNPGLFGTAKRIQGVLAMVREELPDVPLYYTLDKLFGRVHLETMPMLTLRSAILNAGYKVSYSHAAKLSIKTAAPAQVIWDIIRTWEKTHPIKPAKLESDPVAKHILSQDIRSGIDLSERPDANPISRRDGQLRFQFNPTRHWGPGSRAAYRRREDLEGDT, from the exons ATGAAGTACTTTCGCTCTTTTTTAAGATATAGTCCA TTtcagaaaattatgaaaatggaAACTTCTTCGACTGCAACGAGTCAAAAGTGTATTAAGGAAGGGCAGGCGGAGATACGCCTTGCATCAGAAAAAGTTTTCTACAACCCAGTACAAGAATTCAATAGAGATTTAAGCATAGCAGTGTTGAGTGTTTTTACTAAGGATTATATTGAAGAAAAGCTCGCGAGGGCTGCGAAAAGTGTTAAGAAATCAGAAGATATTGTTGAAGATGTGACCGGAAATAACTCTGag atTCCTGTAACAGTCCTTGAAGCCCTATCCGCAACAGGTCTCAGGAGTGTACGTTATGCGAAAGAAGTGCCAAATGTTACGAAAATAATAGCCAATGACCTATCTGAGCAAGCTGTGGAGACCATCAGGTCGAATATTGTACACAATGGTGTAGAGGGACTTATAGAAACTAGCCATGATGATGCTTG CATGGTAATGTACAAACATAAGTTACCAAGCAAAAGGTTTGCAGCCATCGACCTCGACCCGTACGGCTGTCCGTCTATCTTCCTCGATTCTGCAGTTCAGAGTGTGCAGGACGGAGGCCTGTTGCTTGTCACGGCGACTGACATGGCGGTTTTGGCGGGAAACTCGCCCGAGACATGCTACTGTAAATATGGTGCCGTCAGTCTGAAGACTAAATCTTGCCATGAAATG gcaCTCAGAATCCTACTGCAATGTATAGAGCAACACGCAAACCGGTACAGTCGGTACATAGTGCCCCTACTGAGTATATCCGCAGACTTTTATATACGAGTCTTCGTCAAAATTTACTCTGGGGCCATACACTGTAAGAAAACTACCAG caAATTATCTATGGCGTTCCACTGCGTGGGCTGCGACAACATTACCCTGCAGCCACTGGGCGGGTTCAAACCGAATCCCACGGAGAAGAACCCACAACAGATGAAAGCCTTTTTACCACCTGCCCCTGCCGTTGGAGAACATTGCGTGCATTGTAATCAGAGGCACCAT CTAGGTGGTCCAATATGGTCAGATCCGATCCACGACGATGTTTTCGTGACCCGCGTCCTCAGCCACGTGCAGGGCAACCCCGGCCTGTTCGGCACGGCCAAGCGCATCCAGGGCGTCCTGGCGATGGTCCGGGAGGAGTTGCCAGACGTTCCGCTGTACTACACACTGGACAAACTGTTCGGGAGGGTGCACTTGGAAACCATGCCCATGTTAACCTTGAG GTCTGCGATCCTTAACGCGGGGTACAAAGTGTCCTACTCACACGCTGCTAAGCTGTCAATAAAGACCGCTGCGCCGGCGCAGGTCATATGGGACATCATACGCACGTGGGAAAAGACGCACCCCATCAAACCTGCCAA ATTAGAATCGGATCCTGTCGCAAAGCACATACTGTCGCAagacatcagaagtgggatcgacCTGAGCGAGCGTCCGGATGCTAACCCCATAAGTCGCCGCGACGGTCAACTGCGCTTTCAGTTCAACCCGACACGGCACTGGGGACCCGGATCTAGAGCTGCT tATCGGCGAAGAGAAGATCTCGAAGGCGATacgtaa
- the LOC120632532 gene encoding probable tRNA (guanine(26)-N(2))-dimethyltransferase isoform X3: MKMETSSTATSQKCIKEGQAEIRLASEKVFYNPVQEFNRDLSIAVLSVFTKDYIEEKLARAAKSVKKSEDIVEDVTGNNSEIPVTVLEALSATGLRSVRYAKEVPNVTKIIANDLSEQAVETIRSNIVHNGVEGLIETSHDDACMVMYKHKLPSKRFAAIDLDPYGCPSIFLDSAVQSVQDGGLLLVTATDMAVLAGNSPETCYCKYGAVSLKTKSCHEMALRILLQCIEQHANRYSRYIVPLLSISADFYIRVFVKIYSGAIHCKKTTSKLSMAFHCVGCDNITLQPLGGFKPNPTEKNPQQMKAFLPPAPAVGEHCVHCNQRHHLGGPIWSDPIHDDVFVTRVLSHVQGNPGLFGTAKRIQGVLAMVREELPDVPLYYTLDKLFGRVHLETMPMLTLRSAILNAGYKVSYSHAAKLSIKTAAPAQVIWDIIRTWEKTHPIKPAKLESDPVAKHILSQDIRSGIDLSERPDANPISRRDGQLRFQFNPTRHWGPGSRAAVNIGEEKISKAIRNQNKYSNKDKTAEKRGHSPSNQDDSHKKSNVNFEQTVM; the protein is encoded by the exons atgaaaatggaAACTTCTTCGACTGCAACGAGTCAAAAGTGTATTAAGGAAGGGCAGGCGGAGATACGCCTTGCATCAGAAAAAGTTTTCTACAACCCAGTACAAGAATTCAATAGAGATTTAAGCATAGCAGTGTTGAGTGTTTTTACTAAGGATTATATTGAAGAAAAGCTCGCGAGGGCTGCGAAAAGTGTTAAGAAATCAGAAGATATTGTTGAAGATGTGACCGGAAATAACTCTGag atTCCTGTAACAGTCCTTGAAGCCCTATCCGCAACAGGTCTCAGGAGTGTACGTTATGCGAAAGAAGTGCCAAATGTTACGAAAATAATAGCCAATGACCTATCTGAGCAAGCTGTGGAGACCATCAGGTCGAATATTGTACACAATGGTGTAGAGGGACTTATAGAAACTAGCCATGATGATGCTTG CATGGTAATGTACAAACATAAGTTACCAAGCAAAAGGTTTGCAGCCATCGACCTCGACCCGTACGGCTGTCCGTCTATCTTCCTCGATTCTGCAGTTCAGAGTGTGCAGGACGGAGGCCTGTTGCTTGTCACGGCGACTGACATGGCGGTTTTGGCGGGAAACTCGCCCGAGACATGCTACTGTAAATATGGTGCCGTCAGTCTGAAGACTAAATCTTGCCATGAAATG gcaCTCAGAATCCTACTGCAATGTATAGAGCAACACGCAAACCGGTACAGTCGGTACATAGTGCCCCTACTGAGTATATCCGCAGACTTTTATATACGAGTCTTCGTCAAAATTTACTCTGGGGCCATACACTGTAAGAAAACTACCAG caAATTATCTATGGCGTTCCACTGCGTGGGCTGCGACAACATTACCCTGCAGCCACTGGGCGGGTTCAAACCGAATCCCACGGAGAAGAACCCACAACAGATGAAAGCCTTTTTACCACCTGCCCCTGCCGTTGGAGAACATTGCGTGCATTGTAATCAGAGGCACCAT CTAGGTGGTCCAATATGGTCAGATCCGATCCACGACGATGTTTTCGTGACCCGCGTCCTCAGCCACGTGCAGGGCAACCCCGGCCTGTTCGGCACGGCCAAGCGCATCCAGGGCGTCCTGGCGATGGTCCGGGAGGAGTTGCCAGACGTTCCGCTGTACTACACACTGGACAAACTGTTCGGGAGGGTGCACTTGGAAACCATGCCCATGTTAACCTTGAG GTCTGCGATCCTTAACGCGGGGTACAAAGTGTCCTACTCACACGCTGCTAAGCTGTCAATAAAGACCGCTGCGCCGGCGCAGGTCATATGGGACATCATACGCACGTGGGAAAAGACGCACCCCATCAAACCTGCCAA ATTAGAATCGGATCCTGTCGCAAAGCACATACTGTCGCAagacatcagaagtgggatcgacCTGAGCGAGCGTCCGGATGCTAACCCCATAAGTCGCCGCGACGGTCAACTGCGCTTTCAGTTCAACCCGACACGGCACTGGGGACCCGGATCTAGAGCTGCTGTTAA tATCGGCGAAGAGAAGATCTCGAAGGCGATacgtaatcaaaataaatacagcAACAAAGATAAAACCGCTGAAAAACGAGGACACTCACCGTCCAATCAAGACGATTCACACAAAAAATCCAATGTTAATTTTGAACAAACTGTTatgtga
- the LOC120632532 gene encoding probable tRNA (guanine(26)-N(2))-dimethyltransferase isoform X2 — MKYFRSFLRYSPKIMKMETSSTATSQKCIKEGQAEIRLASEKVFYNPVQEFNRDLSIAVLSVFTKDYIEEKLARAAKSVKKSEDIVEDVTGNNSEIPVTVLEALSATGLRSVRYAKEVPNVTKIIANDLSEQAVETIRSNIVHNGVEGLIETSHDDACMVMYKHKLPSKRFAAIDLDPYGCPSIFLDSAVQSVQDGGLLLVTATDMAVLAGNSPETCYCKYGAVSLKTKSCHEMALRILLQCIEQHANRYSRYIVPLLSISADFYIRVFVKIYSGAIHCKKTTSKLSMAFHCVGCDNITLQPLGGFKPNPTEKNPQQMKAFLPPAPAVGEHCVHCNQRHHLGGPIWSDPIHDDVFVTRVLSHVQGNPGLFGTAKRIQGVLAMVREELPDVPLYYTLDKLFGRVHLETMPMLTLRSAILNAGYKVSYSHAAKLSIKTAAPAQVIWDIIRTWEKTHPIKPAKLESDPVAKHILSQDIRSGIDLSERPDANPISRRDGQLRFQFNPTRHWGPGSRAAVNIGEEKISKAIRNQNKYSNKDKTAEKRGHSPSNQDDSHKKSNVNFEQTVM; from the exons ATGAAGTACTTTCGCTCTTTTTTAAGATATAGTCCA aaaattatgaaaatggaAACTTCTTCGACTGCAACGAGTCAAAAGTGTATTAAGGAAGGGCAGGCGGAGATACGCCTTGCATCAGAAAAAGTTTTCTACAACCCAGTACAAGAATTCAATAGAGATTTAAGCATAGCAGTGTTGAGTGTTTTTACTAAGGATTATATTGAAGAAAAGCTCGCGAGGGCTGCGAAAAGTGTTAAGAAATCAGAAGATATTGTTGAAGATGTGACCGGAAATAACTCTGag atTCCTGTAACAGTCCTTGAAGCCCTATCCGCAACAGGTCTCAGGAGTGTACGTTATGCGAAAGAAGTGCCAAATGTTACGAAAATAATAGCCAATGACCTATCTGAGCAAGCTGTGGAGACCATCAGGTCGAATATTGTACACAATGGTGTAGAGGGACTTATAGAAACTAGCCATGATGATGCTTG CATGGTAATGTACAAACATAAGTTACCAAGCAAAAGGTTTGCAGCCATCGACCTCGACCCGTACGGCTGTCCGTCTATCTTCCTCGATTCTGCAGTTCAGAGTGTGCAGGACGGAGGCCTGTTGCTTGTCACGGCGACTGACATGGCGGTTTTGGCGGGAAACTCGCCCGAGACATGCTACTGTAAATATGGTGCCGTCAGTCTGAAGACTAAATCTTGCCATGAAATG gcaCTCAGAATCCTACTGCAATGTATAGAGCAACACGCAAACCGGTACAGTCGGTACATAGTGCCCCTACTGAGTATATCCGCAGACTTTTATATACGAGTCTTCGTCAAAATTTACTCTGGGGCCATACACTGTAAGAAAACTACCAG caAATTATCTATGGCGTTCCACTGCGTGGGCTGCGACAACATTACCCTGCAGCCACTGGGCGGGTTCAAACCGAATCCCACGGAGAAGAACCCACAACAGATGAAAGCCTTTTTACCACCTGCCCCTGCCGTTGGAGAACATTGCGTGCATTGTAATCAGAGGCACCAT CTAGGTGGTCCAATATGGTCAGATCCGATCCACGACGATGTTTTCGTGACCCGCGTCCTCAGCCACGTGCAGGGCAACCCCGGCCTGTTCGGCACGGCCAAGCGCATCCAGGGCGTCCTGGCGATGGTCCGGGAGGAGTTGCCAGACGTTCCGCTGTACTACACACTGGACAAACTGTTCGGGAGGGTGCACTTGGAAACCATGCCCATGTTAACCTTGAG GTCTGCGATCCTTAACGCGGGGTACAAAGTGTCCTACTCACACGCTGCTAAGCTGTCAATAAAGACCGCTGCGCCGGCGCAGGTCATATGGGACATCATACGCACGTGGGAAAAGACGCACCCCATCAAACCTGCCAA ATTAGAATCGGATCCTGTCGCAAAGCACATACTGTCGCAagacatcagaagtgggatcgacCTGAGCGAGCGTCCGGATGCTAACCCCATAAGTCGCCGCGACGGTCAACTGCGCTTTCAGTTCAACCCGACACGGCACTGGGGACCCGGATCTAGAGCTGCTGTTAA tATCGGCGAAGAGAAGATCTCGAAGGCGATacgtaatcaaaataaatacagcAACAAAGATAAAACCGCTGAAAAACGAGGACACTCACCGTCCAATCAAGACGATTCACACAAAAAATCCAATGTTAATTTTGAACAAACTGTTatgtga